The Terriglobia bacterium genomic sequence GGGCAGAGGCAGCGGACTGCGCTGGCTCGGTCGCTGGTGTTAAAGCCGCGCCTCCTGCTGCTGGACGAGCCGCTCTCCGCCATCGATCTCCAAACCCGGCGTGAGGTGAGGACCGAACTTCGCCGTATCCTTGCCAATCTTCCTTGCGTCACTTTATTCGTGACGCACAGCCCGTTTGAAGCCATGGTGTTCGGGAATCAAGTGGGGGTGGTGGACCATGGTAAACTTATCCAGGTGGGGGACCGCGATGAACTGCTCCGACGGCCACGCTCCCGCTACGTGGCGGAGATCATGGGGGTGAACCTTTTCAAGGGCCGGGTCAGCTCGCGAGACGCGACGGGTTTGGCTGAAGTTCAAACCCCCAATGGCGTTGTCCACACCCTCAGCGAGGTCCTCAGCGACGAGATCTTTATCACCGTCGATCCTCGGGAAATCACCTTGCACCCCCTCCCGCCTTCCGGCACGGCGCAGAATGTCTTTAACGGACCCATTCTCGAGATGGTCCCGGAGCCGCCGCAGGGCGAGCGTGTACGGATTGTGCTCGGCACCCAACCTCCCCTGGTCGCCGAAATTACCGCTCACTCGGTACACACCCTTGGCCTCCGGGAAGGCTTGAGCGTCTTCGCCAGTTTTAAGGCCACCGCGGCAAAATGCTACAATTGAGCGGGCTGTTTAGCTCACACTTCACCCGTTTTGGAGTGCGGTCTGCCCTGCGGACCGCTTTGTGGAGTGGCAGAACGGGAGCGGTGGCCAGGGATACGGATTGGATTTTAGAAAGCGGTCCGCGGGGCGGACCGCACTCCAAATGAGGGATCTGTGAAGGGGAAAACAGCGGATTTGCCAAGGAAAAAGAATGTGACCCAAGGCTCGAGGGCGGAAATGAGTGTTGCCCTGCGCCGGTTTCTATATGCGACGGCGGCGATTACCGGCGCGGCCGTTCTTATTATTGAGATCCTGGGAGCCAAGATCCTGGCGCCCTATGTGGGCACGTCCCACTTTGTATGGACGGCTCAGATTGCGGTTACCCTGGTGGCACTGTCGACGGGATACTACCTTGGCGGCTGGCTGGTGGATCGCTCAACCAAACTGGGGTACCTCTATAGCTGCATCTTAGCGGCTGCGGTCTATCTCTGCCTGGTGGTGGTCATCTGTGGACCGGTGGCCTACTGGTGTCTTCAATTCAAGCTGGCATTGGGGGCCCTGCTGACCTCTGCCCTGCTCTTCCTGATCCCGCTTACTTTGCTGGGAATGACTTGCCCGTTCCTTGTGCGCATTCTCGCGCAATCGCTCACCGGCGTGGGAGGGCAGGTCGGCCGCCTGTCTGCCATCAGCACCCTGGGCAGCGTGGCGGGGACCCTTTTGATCGGTTACTTGTTGATCCCGTTTTTTCCCAATTCCGTCACCTTGTTGGCGACCGCAGGGGTATTAATCGGTGTCGCCTTAGGATATTTTCTCATTTGGGGGAGACAGGAACGGATGGGAGGGCCGGTAGCCATTGCCGTTTTGATGGGAGTGACCCTCGGGGCCATTGGCATTCTCAGAGAAAATGCAAGCCACCTCCCGGGCGTGGTCGAAATCTATCGGGCCAATTCCAATTTTGGCATCCTGCAGGTTTTTGAGCAGACAGAAACCAAGGGACGAATCTATCTCAACGATTACATGTACCAGGATGGCTACGATCCGGTCCATCAAAGGAGCCTGTTTGCGTTCACCTACATGCTTTACGGTTTGGCGCGGGCCTACAACGCCCAGGTCAAGGATGTCTTGTGCATCGGCATGGGCGTTGGGATCGTGCCGATGAAATTTGCCCGCGAGGGTGTCCGGGTGGACGTCGTGGAAATCAACCCGGCCGTCGTTCCGATGTCAGTCCGGTTCTTTGACCTCGAGCCAGACAAATTCCACCTGGTCATTGCCGATGGCCGATACTTTCTGAATCGTACAACGCACCTTTATGACGCCGTCATCCTCGATGCATTTCTGGGGGATTCCTCTCCTTCTCATCTTATGACCCAGGAAGCCTTCAAAGCGGTCCGTCGCCACCTCAAACCCGGCGGCACCCTCGTGATGAATGCCTTTCACGAAGTCGGGACCGGTCAGGACTTTCAGACGGCGTCGCTCGAAAAAACCATGAAATCCGTGTTTTCCCAGGTCCGAATTCACGGAGGAGAAGGCGGGAATGTCTACTTTGTCGCTGCCGACCGGATGGAGCTTGCGTTTGCGCATCCAATGAACCTGGACGATGTGCATCCCGACGCCTTGGAGTCCGTCAAGACCGATATCAATCACACCCTCCAAACCAATTCTGCTCATGGTCGCATTCTGACCGACGACTACAATCCCGTGGAATATTTTGATGCGGTCAACCGGGAGTTAATTCGTAAGAGATATGTTCTGTCGGTGAGACCTTAAGGATTGCACCACAGGGACGCCACGGCGCTAAGAATACGGGATCGCATTCGATGCAGATGGGACGGACACCAATTGCAAAGGGTATCCAAGGTCCAAGTGAGTAAGGTGTCTGTCCCTATTCATTATTTCAAGGCGTCGGCACCCGGTTTGGCGCATTGACTGTCCTGATCACTGCTCCCTCCCGAAACACCAATGGCACCAACTATTTTGCCGTCCATGATGAGCAGGAGCCCTCCTTCAACGGGTACCGCGCCCTCCAAGCCCAGGATGCGGAGCCCGGCGCCTCCTGCAACCAACGCGTCTTGAAACGCTTTGGTCGGGCGCTTGAACAGGGCCGCTGACCGCGCCTTGCTCAAGGCCACGTTGACGCTGCCGTTCTGAGTTCCATCCATTTTTTCGAAATAGACCAGGTTGCCGGCGGGATCAACGATTGCAGCCGCCATGGCCCAGTTGTTCTTGCGTGCTTCAGCCAACGCCGCCGCCGCCGCTTTCTTGGCGTTCTCCAGGCTGAGCGGCGTGCCATAGGGAATCGATAGTTGTGCCAGTACGGCGAAAGCAGATACCGCGAACATCAGCGTGAGCATGAGCTTATAGACAAGCTGAGGTGACATGGGAACTCCTCCCCTGGTCTTCAGACCTGGTTGGGACTTCGGTTTGGCGGCCAGCCCTTTGAATTACTCCATGTTCAGGCCATCCGGGCTGGATTCGATCCCGGGACTTTGCTTCATTCTCAACGTGGGCTACAGGATGAGAATACAAGAAATCGGTCGGCTTAGATCTATTTTAAGTTCTCGTTAAACCATGCGATCGTTCGCTTCATGATATCGAGGCGATGCTTGGGCTGGGCGATCTCATGGCCCTCGTTTTTGAATACCACTAACTGGGTCTTGACCCCCAGGGTTCTCAGAGCATGCCAAAACTCGAAAGACTGGGGTGTGGGACACTCGACATCGCCATCCCCCACCAGCACCAGCGTTGGCGTCTTGACATTCTTAATGAAAGTAATGGGAGCGCTGCGAGCATAGATGGCGGGGTCGTCATAAACCGACGCGCCAAAGAATGGAATCATCCATTGATCGATTCCATTTTCTCCATAGTAGCTTTGCCAGTTCATAATCCCCGCTCCCGCCACGGCGGCGCGGAATCGGTTCGTCTGGGTGACGCCCCACATGGTCATGTACCCGCCATAGCTCCAGCCCCCAATCCCGACCCGTTCGGGATCGATGGGGAGAGTTTTTGAAACCTCCTCCGCTCCGGCCAAAATATCCCGGAAGTCCCCATACCCAAAATCCTTCACATTGGCGCCTGTAAAATCCTCCCCGGCACCATAACTCCCGCGCGGATTGGGAAACAGCACGAAATACCCTTCACTGGAGAGGGCCGTGAAATCAAAAAAGGTGTCAGGCCAAGCCAGCCGGTGCATGTTCGATGGTCCCCCATGGACATACACCACGAGAGGATACTTTCGCTGAGGGTCGTAATCCCGCGGATAGAGCAACCAGCCTTGGACGGTCATTCCATCGCTGGTCCAGTGAGTACTCTTGGCTTCCCCCCACATCGGTTTCAGGGAGTCATTGACGTGGGTGATCTGCTTCCAGGCTCCGACTTCGCCTGCCCAGACCTCGGGAGGATGCTGGAGGGAACTGCGAATCACTGCTGATGCCTTCCCATTGCGGGCCAACGACGCACTCGTCCACCAATCGGAGGATGTGATCGTTTCGGCCCCTCGCCACAGCGTTGTGATCTGGTGTGTCGAAACGTCGACGCTCGCAATGCCGGTTTCTCCATCGACGTTTTCTTCATACAGGACCTGCTTGGAAGAGGGAAGCCAATGGAGGGAGCTGGCTGATGCCTTCATTCCGGGCGTGAGATTGACTAGACTACCCCCTTCCGCCGGAATCACGAAAACATCGCCTCCCGTTATACCCTGATCGCTCATCAATCCCCCGATAAAGGCGATGGCCTTTCCGTCCGGTGACCACCGTGGTACCGCAACCTGCAAAGGGGGCTTGAGAATTGACTTTGTCTCCCCGTTGGCCGCGGCGATCGTATAGACTTGCGCTATCCACCAGTTATTGTCTCCATCGCCATGAGCAGCCGCCGTGACGAAGTTCTTTCCGTCCGGTGACCAATCGTATTCATACACGTACAGGTCAGGAGGCGAAATTTGCCGGAACCGGGCGGAGCCGACTTCCACTGTCGCAATGCGTTGCTCGAAGATCTGATCCTCAATCACCCCTGAAACGGGTGGCTTGGCTTCTAACGGACCAGCCGACCGCGGCAGGTTTTCAGTAAAGAGGACGGCTATGGCCTTTCCGTCAGGCGACCAATGGGGGTCAACAAGCAGTCCTTTCACATGAGTCAATTGCCGAGCGGCTCCCCCTTCAGTCGGAACAACGTAGAGCTGAAATTGCCCCTTTCGTTCTTGATCTGATAGAAAGGCCAGCCGGTGGCCATCCGGCGACCAAGCCAGATCGTGTTCGCTATGAGGCATCGCGGGGTTTCCAGCTGTGATACGCCGTGGGGCCTCAGGTGAACTGAGGGCAGAAACATATATCGCCGTGTTCTCCGAAGGTTCGTGGTCTTTTCCGTGAAGTTTCTCGACCCATCCGAGGTACGCTCCATCAGGTGAAATCACAACTTCCTTGAAGGTCCTGACCTTGAACAAGGAATCCATTAGCCCGTCAATGGAAGACGCTTGGGGGTGGCGGGTTTGCGAAAGGACAGGCATCCCCAGGAACACGAACACCAAACAAGACAAGATCCCCCGAATTCTAAGTCCTCTTAACATATATACTCTCCCTCGAAATGTCCTGCGCGATGCTCTTGAGCGATTGATTGGAGCGACTGCAGAGTACAGATAAGATTCATGATTCCGGGCCACTGAGAAGCCTTGGTAAGGGCCATCCAACTTGAATCCCAAAATTCAACTGGAAGACAAATCGAGTTGAACACGGTCTCGATTCAAGGAGATGCGCCATGAATCCTTGAGTCTCGCTGTCAGATTTTTGAGCCCTTGACTAACACGGATTTATGGCGCGACCGGCACTCGACTCCTACACCCTGTGGTTGGGTAGGTTCATACCGGCCAATTGTTTAACGAAGGCTCCGAGTATACCTCGCGAAAAAAGGGGAGGCAAGCTTCGTGAGGAGAATTATTCGAAAAGTGCTTCATTTATTCTTCCATAAATCAGGCAGAAGAATGCCCAAGCGCGGTAATTGAGATGAAGCGTGAAGTTTATGTGGCGAGGGCAAGTCCTAATCTTGATAGGGGGGACGCGAAGAAAGTTCGGTCATTTCAGACGATTCGTACAATTCCCTGTCACCTTGTATTATTATGAATCACTCTGCCATCCTGGGTATTTTCGGCGTGGCGTGCTAATCAATTCAAAATCAATTATATAGATAATCTTATTCATGCTGGCCAACAACGTGCTCAGTCATAGGTGTCTCGGGTCTATGAAATGCAAGAGAAGCAGGAATAGAGCGGGAACGAAAACGGATTCATACAGTGAAAGTCTCCGGGCCTAAATGATTAGAGCGGATCGGTAATTCCGAAGGGCAAAAACGGAGGTAGTCATGAACATCAGCGAGATTTCCGAAGAAACGATCGAAAGATTCCTGCTCGAAGAGCTATCCGAAACAGAGAATGAGCAGGTTATGTGGCGCACGATTTCCAACCGGGACTTTCTGGAACGACTAAGCGCCAAAGAAGACGATATGATTAAGAGCTATCTGGTCGGAGATCTCACAGCCCAGGAAGAAGTCCGATTCGAAAAGATTTACCTTTACCATCCCCGTCGCCGGGAGCGGCTCGAGTTCCTTCAGACAGAGTTGAGAGCCTATGAAGCAGGCATGGAAAAAGAGCTGGCGGCTGAACAGCCCGCGCGCGATGTAGAGATGGTTCTGGTTCCAGTAAAACCCAAAAGAAAGATTCAACTGAAAACGAAAAGGTTGAATTAAGGATTCATTCAAAGAGGTCTGTCAACTCCTGATATGGGCAAACTCGGGCACGGTCGCAAGACGGTGCCCATTTTTTTGAACTTCAAGGAGTGATATGGTCTTCTGAGTATCGGAAGGCGATACTCTCCGCTCCCCCGAATGACCTCTGCTTCCTATTTTCCATTTGAAGACTTGTCTATAATGGGCCGGGTTCGAACGTCCGATGTCCCATGGTCTTATCTTCCCTCCAATTCCATGCCTTTTATGGGTACGTCCCAATGGGCCTCGAGGATCGCAAACCGCCTTTGCTCCTCCCGGGTATAGGTATCCTGGTCCGGGAACAGCTGCCTTTTCAATGCGTCTTCGTCAAACGGCTCATTGGCCATCGCAGCATTCTTGAAAACGATGGTTACGCGGTAATCCCAGCGCCCGTCCTCAGTGGCGTGATAACGCGGTTGGTCCATGGAGACTTTGAGTAGCCGTCCCATGACCACTTGCTTCATAAGGACCGGGTAGTGGTTCTTCTTGAAGAGCTGAAGAAATTCGTCTGCATATCCCCACTTGGCCTTGTAATAATACTCGACGACGAACGGTCTGTCAGCGCTCGAAGAGGGGGTTTGGGCCAGAGCGACCAGCGCGCTTATCCCCATCAGAAAGACTGTAATCACGACTCGCACCATATCGATTCCTCCTCACCCTTCAGGCAGAAAATGAAGGTTGTGCCCGAGTTTTTCGGAACAAGATTACCGTGAGAAGGAATTGAGGCCAAGCGGAAAAACGAGTGATCGAAATCCTGAGGGAATGCCTTCAACGCGATTGAGGGGTGAGCATTGTCCATCAAACAAGATAAATTCCAACAGACATCGACAGATGCCAATGCTTCCAGCATGGCCGGCGCTTTCTTTTCTTCATCGGGGCGTGGATCGCCTTGACAAACCCGTGAAGACGGCGTAGATTCTCGTTTTCCGAACATGGTTTTCATGTCATTGAACATGCCCACCGCGCCGTTCGTGAATACTCCTGTTGTCGGGGAGCGTGGGTGCAAGTGTATGTGCGCCGTTCACTGGAGCGGTTGGGGAGGTGCGGTAACGTAATAAATCGCAGCCTACTCAA encodes the following:
- a CDS encoding heme-binding protein, whose protein sequence is MLTLMFAVSAFAVLAQLSIPYGTPLSLENAKKAAAAALAEARKNNWAMAAAIVDPAGNLVYFEKMDGTQNGSVNVALSKARSAALFKRPTKAFQDALVAGGAGLRILGLEGAVPVEGGLLLIMDGKIVGAIGVSGGSSDQDSQCAKPGADALK
- a CDS encoding ABC transporter ATP-binding protein is translated as MSIRASEEAVLVAEFSKQLIPFQVEVSLTAEPGSTFVLVGESGAGKTTILNVLAGLVQPDRGRIRLEDLDLFHSERGIAMPANERPIGYVFQDYVLFPHLSVFENVAFGLRAQGRGESQVRRETRGILEQLGIDDLAARKPRELSGGQRQRTALARSLVLKPRLLLLDEPLSAIDLQTRREVRTELRRILANLPCVTLFVTHSPFEAMVFGNQVGVVDHGKLIQVGDRDELLRRPRSRYVAEIMGVNLFKGRVSSRDATGLAEVQTPNGVVHTLSEVLSDEIFITVDPREITLHPLPPSGTAQNVFNGPILEMVPEPPQGERVRIVLGTQPPLVAEITAHSVHTLGLREGLSVFASFKATAAKCYN
- a CDS encoding S9 family peptidase; amino-acid sequence: MPHSEHDLAWSPDGHRLAFLSDQERKGQFQLYVVPTEGGAARQLTHVKGLLVDPHWSPDGKAIAVLFTENLPRSAGPLEAKPPVSGVIEDQIFEQRIATVEVGSARFRQISPPDLYVYEYDWSPDGKNFVTAAAHGDGDNNWWIAQVYTIAAANGETKSILKPPLQVAVPRWSPDGKAIAFIGGLMSDQGITGGDVFVIPAEGGSLVNLTPGMKASASSLHWLPSSKQVLYEENVDGETGIASVDVSTHQITTLWRGAETITSSDWWTSASLARNGKASAVIRSSLQHPPEVWAGEVGAWKQITHVNDSLKPMWGEAKSTHWTSDGMTVQGWLLYPRDYDPQRKYPLVVYVHGGPSNMHRLAWPDTFFDFTALSSEGYFVLFPNPRGSYGAGEDFTGANVKDFGYGDFRDILAGAEEVSKTLPIDPERVGIGGWSYGGYMTMWGVTQTNRFRAAVAGAGIMNWQSYYGENGIDQWMIPFFGASVYDDPAIYARSAPITFIKNVKTPTLVLVGDGDVECPTPQSFEFWHALRTLGVKTQLVVFKNEGHEIAQPKHRLDIMKRTIAWFNENLK
- a CDS encoding fused MFS/spermidine synthase is translated as MSVALRRFLYATAAITGAAVLIIEILGAKILAPYVGTSHFVWTAQIAVTLVALSTGYYLGGWLVDRSTKLGYLYSCILAAAVYLCLVVVICGPVAYWCLQFKLALGALLTSALLFLIPLTLLGMTCPFLVRILAQSLTGVGGQVGRLSAISTLGSVAGTLLIGYLLIPFFPNSVTLLATAGVLIGVALGYFLIWGRQERMGGPVAIAVLMGVTLGAIGILRENASHLPGVVEIYRANSNFGILQVFEQTETKGRIYLNDYMYQDGYDPVHQRSLFAFTYMLYGLARAYNAQVKDVLCIGMGVGIVPMKFAREGVRVDVVEINPAVVPMSVRFFDLEPDKFHLVIADGRYFLNRTTHLYDAVILDAFLGDSSPSHLMTQEAFKAVRRHLKPGGTLVMNAFHEVGTGQDFQTASLEKTMKSVFSQVRIHGGEGGNVYFVAADRMELAFAHPMNLDDVHPDALESVKTDINHTLQTNSAHGRILTDDYNPVEYFDAVNRELIRKRYVLSVRP